Genomic DNA from Fibrobacter sp. UWB10:
GAAGGTTACCCGGTTGCTGGCGCTACGGTTAACGTCAAGGATGTGAGCATCTTCCGTTACCTCGCTCTCGACCTCGAAATGTCTCACGATGACCTTTGGGCCAAGAAAAATCGCGGTTTAGTGTGGGCCGCCAAACTCACGACCCGCTTCGGTGATACCCGTGAAGAGAATATCGGCGAAGAACGCTATCGTCGCTTGAATATTGAGCCTGAAAACGACTACTATGCAGCTATGAATCTCTATTTGAATCGTCGGTTCTTGGATGCCGCATACGCTTTTGGTAAAATCCAGACCAAGTACCCATCATTCCGCTTGGCGGACGAGGCTGCTTTCTACATGGCAAAGTCCTTTGAAAACCTCCGTATGCACAAGGCTGCGAAGTCCATCTATGAAGACGCTATCAAACGTTATCCGCAGAGCGATCAACTTGCCAAGTTCCACTTCCAGTTGATGAACCTCGACTATAAGGAAGGCAAGTACAAGGAAGGTATGGACAAGTATCAATTCATTGCCAAGAATTTCGGCAAAAGCGATGCGAAGATTGACGCTGACTACATTGCTGGCCAGATCAAGTTCGAACAGGGGCTCGATAAGGAATCCGTTGACCTGCTTGCCTCTATTCTTCCGGGTAACGCCAACTACCTCTACGCTCGCTATACCATGGGTATCGCTTACAACCGTATGAGCAAGTTTGACGAAGCCGAAAATTGTTTCCGCGCTATTACGGAACAGCCTGTTACCAACAACTCCGAACGCGATATTCAGGACGCGGCCAAGGTCAAGCTCGGTCACCTATTCTTCTCTGCAGAAAAGCCAGACATCGTTGCCGCAGCTCGGATGTATCTCCAGGTCCATAAGGAATCTCCGGTGTTCGACGAAGCTGTGCTCGGTATTGCATGGTGCTTTCTCAAGGCTCGCAAACTGGATGACGCTATGAAAGTGGCAAAGTGGATCATCAACAACTTTCCGGAATCATTCCTCGTGTCTGAAGCATATCTCGTGATTGGCTTCTGCTACTACATAAAGGAAGACTGGCGGAACGCTATCGAACCTTTGAGCGAAGCAGAAAAACGCACGGAAAAGCCGATGGTGTCTGTTGCTTCTCGCGATAGTGCTCGTCAGGCTTACGATGCAATGCAGAGCGAATTAGACTCCGTTCAGGTTATCGCCTTGGATCTAGCTCGCCAGTTGCCGACTCCTCGTGTGGAAAGCAAGCGTAAAGCTTTGCGTCCGATGTTTGATAAGGTTCACCAAGCTATTGAAGATTACGCGTCGTTTATGCAAAGATCAATCCAGAGTGACCACTTTGAATATAACCGCAAGCGCGTCTTGGATTACGCTGGCTTTTATCTCGTATGTGTCCGTTCTGGAGCTGCTTGTGAACCAGAAGAGATTGATCCTCCAGAGATCGTGTTTTGAATCGACGATTTTACTATTGCAGCATAACCATAGCAGTTTCGCAACTATACGGCAGTCTTGACAGAATTATTTCTTTGGCTCTGTCAAGTCATTTTATACGCCAACCCTGGGTTAGCAAAACTTTCCCAATCCGTCAGCCCATCGAAACCTGCAAATTCACCTCGGAAATGCTGTTTTTAGGCTATTTTGGCCATTTTGACCGCCGCAGCATAACCGTAGCAGGTTCGCAAACATACAGCCAAGCTTGACAGAGCCCGCCAAAATTCCGCAGCCAATTTACAGCCAATAAAGATTTTTAACGCAGCAATACGGAAAGGCTTGACAGAGCCGTTGCGGATGTGTTTTTCTGGACAAGCATTTCGCTGTGTGCTCTAGCTCCGTTTTCCGCAATTTTTCTTAGCGCAAGATCTATAGGCTGCAACGTGAACGGAGATAACGACTGCAGTGCATCGGCCTTGGACATTGGGATTGCTGTGCCGTTACTTCTCTTTTTGCCCTCGTGGATTACCTACGGAAGCTTTACTTTGGCAAAGAATATCCGTAAGAAGAATTATTATCTGTACTACAGGAAAAAGGAAGATTATATAAAGCGCAGGCAATTTGAAAATAGCGAGACAGAAGAACGATCACTGTCCGTACAGGTGTTGCCTTTGGCAAATCCTGTAGACAACAGCTATGGAATACGGCTTGCTTTGAACTTCTAAATAGCCCAACAGCGCACCAAGATTGTCTCTGCTGGGTCAATCTGTACGACAGTGAATTTGCAGCGACGATCAGGGCGGGTCTAGCCGCCATCCTTTTTCTCGGCTCTAATTGTTATATTTGCATTGTATAGGAAGGAGTTTCTCATGAAAAAGTTTACATATCTTATGTTATTCGTGTTCGTCGTGGCGTTTCTTGATGCCTGTGGCGATGAAGGCAGCGACTCTATCTCATACCCGGAAGGGAAGGAATCTTCGCCTGAAGACATCTTGAGCAGTAGCGATGCACAAGACCCGGAACAACAGCCCCTTAGTAGCGCAATGTCCGAAGGTGTTGGGTCCTGTTCTTCGGTCTCGTCTAGTAGTGTGTCGTCATCTTCGGTCAAGTCGAGCAGCAGTCTTGCAGAATCCAGCAGTTCGTCAAAGCCCTTTACTATTGATGACATGGAGTTTGTAAAAATCGGCCCTTACGAGTTTGCAACCAAAAACTTGAATATCCCTGTAGAAGGCAGCCGCTGTTACGATGACTTGGAAGAAAATTGTGAACGCTACGGACGCCTGTATACATGGGCTGCGGCTTTGGCCATAGATGAATCCTACAACTATAAGAGGTATGGGGGATTGGTAGAACCTCATCAGGGCGTATGCCCCGAAGGAACGCATATTGTCACTTATGATGAGTTGGCTGAACTATTTAATATAGTGGGAGATATAAGAGATACGCTTGACGAAGAAATGGATATACCTGAAGAAGATAATTTGATAAAGAAACTCAACAGGGGTCAAGGTGGCTTTTTCGATACCACGGGAACCTTTGTTGGTATTGATTCTGTGGCTGGTCTATGGATTGCCAATGAATCGACTGTAAATATTCCCAGCTACGCCTGGATGGTTACCTTCGAAAATGCCGATTTTGGATATACCTCCTACATTACTCTTTTCAATAAGACCTTTGGTGCGTTTGTTCGCTGCGTTAAAGGGGAGGCATACACCATGATTTCGTCCTCTAGCGAAGCAGAAGTTCCTTCGTCCAGTTCCAAGGCGGATCTTACGCTAACGGTTGCCGAAGGGTGCGAATCTGCTACTCGCGAGAACTGGAAATACCTCAACCCGGATGTTGAATATGGTTGCATCAAGGATTCCCGCGATGGAAGGTATTACAAGACTTTAGTCCTGGACGAACAGATGTGGATTGCCGAAAATCTGCGCTATGTGCCGGAGAATACAAAAATCCAGAGTTGGTGCCTTTCCGAAAAGGATGGTGAATGTGATGAATTCGGCCGCTTTTACCATGGTAATGCCGTTGCAGCCAATCCGGGAATTTGCCCTGAAGGTTTCCATGTTCCAAGTATGAGTGAATTCGAAAAACTTATCAAGTACGAAGAGAAATCCTTGATTTCTGTGGACGGGTGGAGGAAAAACCAATATTCGTTTGAAGGCGACAATGCGACAGGAATGTCGTTCCTTCCAAGCGGGGTTCGTGGCTACGATGATGGGCTTGGAGCAGGCTGGGAAACGGGTGTGTTCAGTTGGGTGGATGCATCCGCATTCGCCTGGACAAGCACCTCGGATCACTTCATGGGTTATTATCATTTCTCTGTAGACAATTACAGTGATATAAGTTTTGCTGGAAAGGCAGCCGGTTTCGGGATTCCAATCCGCTGCGTCAAAAACTAGGCTTTTGCCCGCTTGCCGACTTCGGGCAACTTATTGACAATTGCGCCGCAACATTAAAGTGTTGCGGCTAAATTTTTTGTCTGAGGCCCTGTCGGGCCAAGATTTACTATATTTTTGAGCAGTAAAACAAATGTTCACTATATAGTGAGGTGCACATGGCCCTAGAAAATATGGATCTGGAACGCTTGGATTTGGAACAGCGGGAAGCGGTGGAAACCACCGAGGGCTTTGTGCGCGTGGTGGCAGGGGCTGGGTCCGGTAAAACCCGGACGCTGACCCAGCGTTACCTGTATCTGGTGAAGGAGATGGGAATTTCGCCGTCGAACATTCTGTGCGTCACGTTTACCAACAAGGCCGCGAACGAAATGAAAAAGCGCATTCGCACGGTGTTGGGCGGCGACGACAGCGGCTACATTTCTACGTTCCACGGCTTTTGCGTGCGCTTTTTGCGCGAAGAAATCCATGTGCTGAATTACCCGAAAGAATTCATGATTCTGGACGAAGACGACCAGAAGTCCCTTTTGCACAAGGCCTATGCCGATTTGGGCTACTCGCTTAAAGATTTAAAAATTAGCAGTGTGATCGACTACATTGGGGGCCGAAAGGCAGCCGACATCAATTACGTTTCACTTTTTGCGGAACTGCCGTCAGAAGGCATGACCACCAAGGACCATTTGCTTGCACTTTCAGAGGCTGCCGATGACAAGTGGATGCGCGTTTATTACCGCTACCTCTACGAGCAGAAAAAAAATTACGCGCTGGACTTTGACGACTTGATTCTTTCGACGCTGTACATTCTCGAAAAATTCCCGGAACAGCTTGACAAATGGCGCAAGCGCATGATGTACATCATGGTCGATGAATACCAGGACATCGATGGTCAACAGTACCAGCTGGCAGATTTGTTGGCGAGCTACCACAAGAATCTTTTTGTGGTGGGTGACCCGGACCAAACCATTTACGGCTGGCGCGGTGCCGATGTCAATCGCATTTTGGAATTTGACAAGACCCACGAAAACACCAAGACGATTTTGCTGCAGAACAATTACCGCTCCACGCCTAGCATTTTGAAGGTGCCGGATGCGGTCATCAAGAACAACAAGTTCCGAATTGAAAAAGTCTTGAGGCCCAAACGTGTAGGCGGCAAGACGCCAGTCTTTTACCACGCCAAGAACACCCGCGAAGAGGCCAAATGGATTGTTGAACAAATCCAGAATGCCGTGCAAAGCGCAGCCCATTACAAGGATATTGCGGTGCTTTACCGCATGCACTCGCAGTCGCGCTCTGTAGAAGAAGCCTTGATGGCCGAAAATATTCCTTACAAGGTTTATAGTGGTGTCGGATTTTATCAACGCAAAGAAATCAAGGATGTCATTTGCTATTTGCGAATGCTGGTGTACGCCGACGATTTGTCGTTCATGCGTACGGTAAATACGCCCAAGCGCCAGTTCGGCCCGCGCAAGATTGCAACATTGCAGGCCTTTGCCGATGCTCGCGGTGTCGGGCTCTACGAGGCTCTACTTGAAATTGTCTCGGAAGCGGGTCTTTTGAATAATGTGGCGGTCGATGTTTCGTCGCAGGCGGAACTTTCCTCTGTCGGCGACGAAAATCAAAAGATTGATTTCGACTGCAAGGGATTTTTAGCCCGAAGCAATGTGGTGGAATACGTGAAGCTGATTGAAAAGTACCGTTCCCGCTACAAGGACATGAGCGTCTCCGAAGTCCTCGCGAAAATCCTGCGCGAAACCAAGTACGAAGAAATGCTGCGTCTAGACGGCGACGAAGACCGCCTCGACAATTTGGCGGAACTCAAACAGGGCATTCTGGAATTCGAAAATTACTACGAAGAAGACGCTTCGCTAGATGAATACTTGCAGAATATTGTGCTGTTTACGAACACCGACGAAGACACGGAAGAAAAAGACCGAGTGCAGCTCATGACGATTCACAATGCGAAGGGCTTGGAATTTCCGTATGTATTCGTATGCGGCTTGAACGAAGGCTTTTTCCCAGTCAAGCGCGTGCAGAACAAAATCCAGCTGGAAGAAGAACGCCGCCTGGCCTATGTGGCATTTACCCGCGCCGAGAATGTACTTTGCTTGAGCGATGCCGAAGACGGCGTTGCAGGCGAAAGCGGAACCCGCTACCCCTCTAGATTCCTGCTGGAAATGGATATGGGCGGACTGAATATCGCCCACGGCATTTCAGAAGATTTTCTCGAAGCCGCGAAGGCCTACATTGCAAACATCGATCGTGACCGAGAATTTCTGAGCGACGAAAGTCTTGGACTCGTAAAAAAGGCGCCTTCGGCCGAGTTTGCCGAGGGCGACCGCGTAATGCATAAAATTTTTGGAGCAGGAACTGTGAAGGCCGTAGACGAAAAGAACTTCTGCTACGAAATCGCCTTCGAAAAGTTTGCGACCCCGCGCACTATCCAGTTTGATTATCCTTTGACGCGGATATAAAAAACGTTTCTAGAACGCGTAGCGCACATCAAGCAAAAGCGATGAACCTGTAGACGAACGTTTAGAGACGGGCGTGAACATCATTCCATTCAGGCCCCAATGTTCGTTGAAATCCCAATTCAAGCCGGCAGCGACTTCGGTTTTGGTATCAGAAGCATGCGCCTTATTAATCAAAGTAAAGCCGGTAAGGAAATGAATATTGTTGCCACCTAAGTAAATCATGGCTGGCACACGAAAATATTGCGTATGAAAACTCTGCCACATGGCATTAAAAGTCAGGTACACCCCATTTTCGTGACTCAGGCGGACTTTCAAGCCAAGGCCCGCATCCAGCAAGCCGGCATGCAGAAAGAATCGGCATCTGGATTCACTCCATGCAGATTCAGACGTTTTTGCGGCAAAGCTAGAGGCCGAAAAAAGCAACAAACAAACCAAGACCATCTTTAACTTATTCATCACACCCAAAATAGATAATCTTTCAACAAAGCGTTTTCTATATTGAAACTCAAGTTATTTTTTTCGAGTATATATGAAGAAAAATCAGGCAACGACGCTTTTTATTGTTTGGGGCAGCATTTGCCTGTTTGCAAATATTCTTTGTTCTAACGCATCGGCGTTCGGAGGAGATCAAGGGTATTGGGCAGACTGGGTGCAAAAACTCGCCAACGGCGGTTTTGAAAAGTTCAACGGGAACTATCCCCCGCTTTACGTTTTTTGGCTTTGGGTAGTTTCCAAGATTTATGTCTTGACCGAAATTCCCATCGACAAGACGTTCATGCTAAAATTCCTTTGCCTATGGCCCATTTACTTTTCGCACTTGGGCTTGGTCGACATTACGACCCGACTGGTCAGCAAAAGCAAACTTGACCCGGTCAAAATCAACCTGATTATTGCTCTAGTCGCACTGAACCCCGCTTTATTGCTCGACGGCCCTATTTGGGGACAGGTCGATTTGTTCCCCTGCGTGTTCGGGGTGGCGGCCCTCTACTGCATCAATTTCAGGAACAAGATTAAATACGCCTCCATGTTCTTTGCACTTGCTCTGCTTGCAAAGTTCCAAATGATTCTCTTGCTCCCTGTGTTTGGCGGAATCTTTATCCGTCGCTACAAAGTTTCTTGGCGCGGGCTCCCCGCCATGGCGGTCGCAATCGCCCTCGTCTTTTTGCCTTTCCTTATCTCAGGGAACTTGGGCGGTATGCTTTCCAAAGCCTACGTAGACACCACAAGCCAATACCCGTTCTCGACTTACAATGCGGCTAACTTGTGGATGCTCTTGTCGGGCAACTTGAGCAGCGACGCTACCCCGCTCTTTAACTTGTCTTCTAACGGTATCGGATTCTTACTTGCCCCCAGCTGGATTGGCAAGATTCTCTTTGTGATTATTTCGGCCTACATTTTAAAGTGCGCCCTTTTTGCAAAGACTCTCCGCAAGACTTTTGAACTTGCCACCTTGAATGCTTTTGCATTCTTCTTGCTGTTGCCCGGCATGCACGAACGCTACCTGCTTTACGCCATTCCGTTCGCCTGCATTTGGTTCGCTCTCGATGTTCGCAAGTCCTGGTTCTGGGCGACCGCTATCACGACTCTTTGTGCCATGAACATTGCGATTGTGAACGGATTCAAGGGTGCTGACCTTTGGCCCTGGGTTTCTGGCCTCACGGTGATCGTATTCCTTGCCGCGGTCATTCACACCCTGGCACCGCGTGCATTCCCGTTTGTCGCAACCGTTTTCCAAAAGCTTTCGATTCCGCGATTTGCGCCTTATGTTTTGCTCGGTTCCATTTTGCTGGTCGAACTCGGCTGCGAAATTAAGAATTCCCTGCCGGCAGATATTGAGCTTGCCGAAAACCAGATGTACCTGACCGATATTCGCATTGACCATTTCACGCAAGAATACAGCACTCCCAAGATTAATCGCTCTGTCGAAGGTAAGACTCTTGCCGTCAAGGGAAGGCAATTCGAACATGGTATCGGAACTCATGCCAAATCGCAGTTGTACTTCAACCTGCCTGCAAACGCCGAGACGCTCGAATTCATGGCAGGCATCGACGACGAAGTTTCGGGCGGCGGTTCAGTCAAGTTTAGCGTGAACGCTCCGGACAAAGTCCTTTGGGCAAGCGGTGTCGTACACGGAAGCAACCCGCCTGTACAAGGCAAGGTTGACGTTTCGGGGCTCGAATACATTTATCTCGAAGTCGATGCCAACGGCGACAACGCTTACGACCATGCCGACTGGCTGAATCTTGTTTTGACGGTCAAGAAATAATGCTCGCCGTAAAGAAATTCCTGTTGCACAAAGTGCAAAGCTATAAAGAAGCCTGCATCGCACACCCCGTGCGCATTTCGCTCTTTTGGCTTTCTTTGCTCATCGGAATTTTGGCAAGAACTTTCATGTTTGGTGAAGTCCCTGGCGACATCAACCAAGACGAAGCTTTTGCGGGCTACAACGCCTACACACTCTTGCATTACGCTAGGGATTCCTACGGCTACCGCCTGCCGGTTTACCTGACCGCATGGGGCTCCGGCATGAACGCGCTGGAATCTTACCTCATGATTCCCTTTGTCGCTCTTTTCGGGCTCAAGATTTGGGCAATCCGTTTGCCGATGCTTCTTGTCGGAATATTCTCGCTTGTCGCTGTATACAAGATTGTCCTGAGATTTTCGAACACCAAGTTCGCTTTGTTGGCGCTTTTCTTGGTCGCGATTTCGCCCTGGCATGTCATGCTTTCGCGCTGGGCACTTGAATCGAATCTCGCTCCGGGATTTGTTCTGTTCGGAATTTTCTTTTTTATCTGGGGACTCGACAAACCCAAATACTTAATGTTTTCGGCCCTCAGTTTCGGGCTATCGCTTTACGCCTACGCCACCATTTGGGCCGTCGTTCCGTTTATCATTGTGGCATGTATCCTTTACGCAATCTGGACGCATGCGCTCTCTTTGAATCGCTACGTTTGGATTTCACTTGGCATTTTAATTGCGCTCGCATGCCCGCTCGTTCTTTTCCTTTTAGTCAACAAGGGCGTAATTAACGAAATCAAACTCCCCTTCTTGAGCATTCCAAAGCTAGTCTATTTCCGCGACAGCGAAATTTCGTTCGCCAAGATTCCTGAAAATGCGGCAAACCTTTGGAACATTCTCAAAAACGAAAGCGATGGATTGCCTTGGAATTCCATTCGAAATTTCGGAATCTTTTACAAGGGCTTGATTGAGTTTTCTGCTGTCGGTCTTGGCATTTTCATTTGGCAAACCATTCAAGACATTCGCAATCGCAGACTCGGTCTTTCGACATTCGTTATCATTTGGTTCTTGGCGGGCCTTACTATCGGGCTTTTGATTAACGTGAACATCAACCGCGTCAACATTTTGTTTTTGCCCTTGCTGATTCTTGCCGCGCAAGGCATGATTATCACGGCCAAAGTCTCGCACCCCAAGATTCTTTATATTATGATTTTCGCCTTCTCACTTTCGTTTGCGGACTTTGAAAAGGAATACTTTACCACCTATAAAGATTCTATTGGCAAGCACTTTTGCGAAGGCCTTGAAGACGCCATGAATTTTGCACAGAGCAAAATGAAAAGCGGCATGCGAATGGTCGTAGACCCGAACACAAGCTACCCGCGCATTCTGTTCTTTGGCAAGGTTGATTTAGACTCATACCTTTCTACCGTAAACTACACGAATTTTCCAAGCGCCTTCTTGTACGTGCATTCGTTCGACAAGTACGACTTTACGAACGATTTGAATCACGTTAGGTCAGACGTTATCTACCTGCAAGAAAACGACGAATTCCGCATGAATCGCCTGCAGGAATCCGGCTACAAAGTCAAGAATTTCGGGAAATACATTGTAGGCTATTCAGCCCAGTGATTGCCGTTGTAATTGCGGGCGGTATCGGCGTCCATGCCAATCTGGCGCACCAGATCGTCCAAGCTCGGGAACTTCTGTTCGGGGCGTAAATAAGCCATCAAGTCAAGTACCATCGGGCGGCCGTAAATGTCTTCGTTAAAGTCGAGCAGGTAAGCTTCGATAGCCAAGCGCTGGTTGCCAGTAGAAGGCTGCGTGCCAATGTTCACCACCGCACGGAAGCAACGTTCATCATGCGCACCATCGGCATCGACACCACCCGGGAGGCGGGCGGTTGCCACATACACGCCATGCTTGGGCAAGAACTTGTACTTTCCCACCTGAAGGTTCGCAGTCGGGAAACCGATGGTATGGCCCAAGCGCTTGCCTTCGACAATCGTTCCGGACAAACGATACGGGCGGCCCAAATAAGTTTGCGCGCGCGAAACATCGCCATTCAAAAGCGCATTTCGCACAGCAGAAGAACTCACGCGTTCACCCTTGTGGAGCACAATCGAAAGCATGGCCGTCGAAAGTTCCGGGAAGGCTGCGGTAATGGTTTCGTAGTTACCCTTGCCGCCGGCGCCAAAGCAATGGTCGTGTCCAAAGAACATGGAGCACACGCCGCGTTTTTCAATCAGTTCCTGACGAACGAATACATCGAACGGGAGCTTTGCCACTTCGGGCGTAAACGGGAGCACCAAAAATTCAAGGCCCAGGCTTTCGATAAATTCGCGCTTTTCTTCGGTAGTCGTGAGGAGCAGCGGATCGCCAGGAGTGCGCAGCACATAG
This window encodes:
- the ribF gene encoding riboflavin biosynthesis protein RibF, which produces MKRAVTMGNFDGCHLGHQALFRTLKAVAEVNGLKPTVISFEPHSNYVLRTPGDPLLLTTTEEKREFIESLGLEFLVLPFTPEVAKLPFDVFVRQELIEKRGVCSMFFGHDHCFGAGGKGNYETITAAFPELSTAMLSIVLHKGERVSSSAVRNALLNGDVSRAQTYLGRPYRLSGTIVEGKRLGHTIGFPTANLQVGKYKFLPKHGVYVATARLPGGVDADGAHDERCFRAVVNIGTQPSTGNQRLAIEAYLLDFNEDIYGRPMVLDLMAYLRPEQKFPSLDDLVRQIGMDADTARNYNGNHWAE
- a CDS encoding glycosyltransferase family 39 protein, with product MLAVKKFLLHKVQSYKEACIAHPVRISLFWLSLLIGILARTFMFGEVPGDINQDEAFAGYNAYTLLHYARDSYGYRLPVYLTAWGSGMNALESYLMIPFVALFGLKIWAIRLPMLLVGIFSLVAVYKIVLRFSNTKFALLALFLVAISPWHVMLSRWALESNLAPGFVLFGIFFFIWGLDKPKYLMFSALSFGLSLYAYATIWAVVPFIIVACILYAIWTHALSLNRYVWISLGILIALACPLVLFLLVNKGVINEIKLPFLSIPKLVYFRDSEISFAKIPENAANLWNILKNESDGLPWNSIRNFGIFYKGLIEFSAVGLGIFIWQTIQDIRNRRLGLSTFVIIWFLAGLTIGLLINVNINRVNILFLPLLILAAQGMIITAKVSHPKILYIMIFAFSLSFADFEKEYFTTYKDSIGKHFCEGLEDAMNFAQSKMKSGMRMVVDPNTSYPRILFFGKVDLDSYLSTVNYTNFPSAFLYVHSFDKYDFTNDLNHVRSDVIYLQENDEFRMNRLQESGYKVKNFGKYIVGYSAQ
- a CDS encoding FISUMP domain-containing protein, with amino-acid sequence MKKFTYLMLFVFVVAFLDACGDEGSDSISYPEGKESSPEDILSSSDAQDPEQQPLSSAMSEGVGSCSSVSSSSVSSSSVKSSSSLAESSSSSKPFTIDDMEFVKIGPYEFATKNLNIPVEGSRCYDDLEENCERYGRLYTWAAALAIDESYNYKRYGGLVEPHQGVCPEGTHIVTYDELAELFNIVGDIRDTLDEEMDIPEEDNLIKKLNRGQGGFFDTTGTFVGIDSVAGLWIANESTVNIPSYAWMVTFENADFGYTSYITLFNKTFGAFVRCVKGEAYTMISSSSEAEVPSSSSKADLTLTVAEGCESATRENWKYLNPDVEYGCIKDSRDGRYYKTLVLDEQMWIAENLRYVPENTKIQSWCLSEKDGECDEFGRFYHGNAVAANPGICPEGFHVPSMSEFEKLIKYEEKSLISVDGWRKNQYSFEGDNATGMSFLPSGVRGYDDGLGAGWETGVFSWVDASAFAWTSTSDHFMGYYHFSVDNYSDISFAGKAAGFGIPIRCVKN
- a CDS encoding NPCBM/NEW2 domain-containing protein — its product is MKKNQATTLFIVWGSICLFANILCSNASAFGGDQGYWADWVQKLANGGFEKFNGNYPPLYVFWLWVVSKIYVLTEIPIDKTFMLKFLCLWPIYFSHLGLVDITTRLVSKSKLDPVKINLIIALVALNPALLLDGPIWGQVDLFPCVFGVAALYCINFRNKIKYASMFFALALLAKFQMILLLPVFGGIFIRRYKVSWRGLPAMAVAIALVFLPFLISGNLGGMLSKAYVDTTSQYPFSTYNAANLWMLLSGNLSSDATPLFNLSSNGIGFLLAPSWIGKILFVIISAYILKCALFAKTLRKTFELATLNAFAFFLLLPGMHERYLLYAIPFACIWFALDVRKSWFWATAITTLCAMNIAIVNGFKGADLWPWVSGLTVIVFLAAVIHTLAPRAFPFVATVFQKLSIPRFAPYVLLGSILLVELGCEIKNSLPADIELAENQMYLTDIRIDHFTQEYSTPKINRSVEGKTLAVKGRQFEHGIGTHAKSQLYFNLPANAETLEFMAGIDDEVSGGGSVKFSVNAPDKVLWASGVVHGSNPPVQGKVDVSGLEYIYLEVDANGDNAYDHADWLNLVLTVKK
- a CDS encoding tetratricopeptide repeat protein; its protein translation is EGYPVAGATVNVKDVSIFRYLALDLEMSHDDLWAKKNRGLVWAAKLTTRFGDTREENIGEERYRRLNIEPENDYYAAMNLYLNRRFLDAAYAFGKIQTKYPSFRLADEAAFYMAKSFENLRMHKAAKSIYEDAIKRYPQSDQLAKFHFQLMNLDYKEGKYKEGMDKYQFIAKNFGKSDAKIDADYIAGQIKFEQGLDKESVDLLASILPGNANYLYARYTMGIAYNRMSKFDEAENCFRAITEQPVTNNSERDIQDAAKVKLGHLFFSAEKPDIVAAARMYLQVHKESPVFDEAVLGIAWCFLKARKLDDAMKVAKWIINNFPESFLVSEAYLVIGFCYYIKEDWRNAIEPLSEAEKRTEKPMVSVASRDSARQAYDAMQSELDSVQVIALDLARQLPTPRVESKRKALRPMFDKVHQAIEDYASFMQRSIQSDHFEYNRKRVLDYAGFYLVCVRSGAACEPEEIDPPEIVF
- a CDS encoding UvrD-helicase domain-containing protein encodes the protein MALENMDLERLDLEQREAVETTEGFVRVVAGAGSGKTRTLTQRYLYLVKEMGISPSNILCVTFTNKAANEMKKRIRTVLGGDDSGYISTFHGFCVRFLREEIHVLNYPKEFMILDEDDQKSLLHKAYADLGYSLKDLKISSVIDYIGGRKAADINYVSLFAELPSEGMTTKDHLLALSEAADDKWMRVYYRYLYEQKKNYALDFDDLILSTLYILEKFPEQLDKWRKRMMYIMVDEYQDIDGQQYQLADLLASYHKNLFVVGDPDQTIYGWRGADVNRILEFDKTHENTKTILLQNNYRSTPSILKVPDAVIKNNKFRIEKVLRPKRVGGKTPVFYHAKNTREEAKWIVEQIQNAVQSAAHYKDIAVLYRMHSQSRSVEEALMAENIPYKVYSGVGFYQRKEIKDVICYLRMLVYADDLSFMRTVNTPKRQFGPRKIATLQAFADARGVGLYEALLEIVSEAGLLNNVAVDVSSQAELSSVGDENQKIDFDCKGFLARSNVVEYVKLIEKYRSRYKDMSVSEVLAKILRETKYEEMLRLDGDEDRLDNLAELKQGILEFENYYEEDASLDEYLQNIVLFTNTDEDTEEKDRVQLMTIHNAKGLEFPYVFVCGLNEGFFPVKRVQNKIQLEEERRLAYVAFTRAENVLCLSDAEDGVAGESGTRYPSRFLLEMDMGGLNIAHGISEDFLEAAKAYIANIDRDREFLSDESLGLVKKAPSAEFAEGDRVMHKIFGAGTVKAVDEKNFCYEIAFEKFATPRTIQFDYPLTRI